Proteins encoded by one window of Primulina huaijiensis isolate GDHJ02 chromosome 1, ASM1229523v2, whole genome shotgun sequence:
- the LOC140978404 gene encoding cleavage stimulating factor 64-like isoform X3 — protein sequence MRGSRSCCFFQGYEINGRQLRVDFAENDKNADKNREQVNQGGTSIASNIDPEKQVGGPVALGDLNLYRPLGDSVAMAAATVMAGAIGAAQTANSSDQIGLQTQALSGIDPLTRHLAKMSRNQLTEIMAELKAMATQNKEEVRQVLLAIPNLPKALFQAQIMLGMVSPQMLQMPNISQPSAQSMQHLVQSGQTLPGLPPLPQNKPHFGLLPASRENQMSVSAPKKYAPLTHVPTQSQLMQNQIPHQAQLLVQSGVSSLPSVRPQLSGGLSVRPQIHVPISSSLNQQAQPSMSRQSISSAMLESKDSKGLALSSLEKAMIVNNNQDQAIRAPKLVKLNDGRGTSLSEDANMHMQVSAASQMVDLSGKQNFQAEESSKSEKQASKMQLPLDVDSALLEQVLNLTPEQLSSLPPDQQQQVIQLQKMLRQAA from the exons ATGCGAGGAAGTCGGTCCTGTTGTTTCTTTCAG GGATATGAGATAAATGGTCGACAGCTAAGAGTTGACTTTGCTGAGAATGACAAGAATGCTGACAAGAACCGAGAGCAGGTAAATCA AGGTGGTACCAGTATTGCTTCAAATATTG ACCCAGAAAAACAAGTTGGAGGCCCAGTGGCACTTGGGGATCTGAATCTTTACAGGCCATTGGGTGATTCTGTTGCCATGGCTGCTGCAACTGTCATGGCTGGAGCCATTGGAGCCGCTCAGACTGCTAACTCATCTGATCAGATCGGGTTGCAAACTCAGGCCCTATCGGGCATTGATCCTTTGACTCGGCATTTGGCCAAAATGTCTAGGAACCAGTTAACAGAGATTATGGCTGAATTAAAG GCAATGGCTACACAAAATAAAGAAGAGGTCCGGCAGGTCTTACTTGCCATCCCGAACTTGCCAAAAGCTCTTTTTCAG GCCCAGATAATGCTTGGGATGGTTTCTCCGCAAATG TTGCAGATGCCAAATATTAGCCAACCCTCTGCCCAGTCAATGCAACATTTAGTGCAGAGTGGTCAAACTCTTCCTGGATTGCCTCCCCTTCCACAGAACAAACCACATTTTGGTTTGTTGCCAGCTTCACGTGAAAATCAAATGTCTGTTAGTGCACCAAAGAAGTATGCTCCGCTAACACATGTGCCTACACAATCACAACTAATGCAAAACCAAATTCCACATCAAGCTCAACTGCTTGTGCAATCTGGAGTTTCATCCCTTCCGTCTGTTCGTCCACAGTTATCGGGTGGCCTGTCAGTCAGACCACAAATTCATGTGCCAATTTCCTCTTCATTGAACCAACAAGCGCAACCTTCAATGTCGCGACAG TCTATATCCTCGGCTATGTTAGAGAGCAAGGATTCGAAAGGGCTTGCTTTGAGTTCATTGGAGAAAGCGATGATTGTGAATAATAACCAAGATCAAGCGATTAGAGCACCTAAACTGGTGAAATTGAATGATGGAAGGGGTACCTCTTTATCAGAAGACGCAAATATGCATATGCAAGTTTCTGCAGCATCCCAAATGGTTGATCTTTCCGGAAAACAAAATTTCCAAGCAGAAGAATCTTCAAAGTCTGAGAAGCAAGCCTCTAAG ATGCAACTTCCCCTCGATGTAGATTCTGCGTTACTTGAGCAAGTGCTGAATCTGACCCCAGAGCAGCTGAGTTCCCTCCCGCCAGATCAGCAGCAGCAAGTTATTCAACTCCAGAAGATGCTCCGGCAAGCtgcatga
- the LOC140978404 gene encoding cleavage stimulating factor 64-like isoform X4: protein MRGSRSCCFFQGYEINGRQLRVDFAENDKNADKNREQGRGGTSIASNIDPEKQVGGPVALGDLNLYRPLGDSVAMAAATVMAGAIGAAQTANSSDQIGLQTQALSGIDPLTRHLAKMSRNQLTEIMAELKAMATQNKEEVRQVLLAIPNLPKALFQAQIMLGMVSPQMLQMPNISQPSAQSMQHLVQSGQTLPGLPPLPQNKPHFGLLPASRENQMSVSAPKKYAPLTHVPTQSQLMQNQIPHQAQLLVQSGVSSLPSVRPQLSGGLSVRPQIHVPISSSLNQQAQPSMSRQSISSAMLESKDSKGLALSSLEKAMIVNNNQDQAIRAPKLVKLNDGRGTSLSEDANMHMQVSAASQMVDLSGKQNFQAEESSKSEKQASKMQLPLDVDSALLEQVLNLTPEQLSSLPPDQQQQVIQLQKMLRQAA from the exons ATGCGAGGAAGTCGGTCCTGTTGTTTCTTTCAG GGATATGAGATAAATGGTCGACAGCTAAGAGTTGACTTTGCTGAGAATGACAAGAATGCTGACAAGAACCGAGAGCAG GGTAGAGGTGGTACCAGTATTGCTTCAAATATTG ACCCAGAAAAACAAGTTGGAGGCCCAGTGGCACTTGGGGATCTGAATCTTTACAGGCCATTGGGTGATTCTGTTGCCATGGCTGCTGCAACTGTCATGGCTGGAGCCATTGGAGCCGCTCAGACTGCTAACTCATCTGATCAGATCGGGTTGCAAACTCAGGCCCTATCGGGCATTGATCCTTTGACTCGGCATTTGGCCAAAATGTCTAGGAACCAGTTAACAGAGATTATGGCTGAATTAAAG GCAATGGCTACACAAAATAAAGAAGAGGTCCGGCAGGTCTTACTTGCCATCCCGAACTTGCCAAAAGCTCTTTTTCAG GCCCAGATAATGCTTGGGATGGTTTCTCCGCAAATG TTGCAGATGCCAAATATTAGCCAACCCTCTGCCCAGTCAATGCAACATTTAGTGCAGAGTGGTCAAACTCTTCCTGGATTGCCTCCCCTTCCACAGAACAAACCACATTTTGGTTTGTTGCCAGCTTCACGTGAAAATCAAATGTCTGTTAGTGCACCAAAGAAGTATGCTCCGCTAACACATGTGCCTACACAATCACAACTAATGCAAAACCAAATTCCACATCAAGCTCAACTGCTTGTGCAATCTGGAGTTTCATCCCTTCCGTCTGTTCGTCCACAGTTATCGGGTGGCCTGTCAGTCAGACCACAAATTCATGTGCCAATTTCCTCTTCATTGAACCAACAAGCGCAACCTTCAATGTCGCGACAG TCTATATCCTCGGCTATGTTAGAGAGCAAGGATTCGAAAGGGCTTGCTTTGAGTTCATTGGAGAAAGCGATGATTGTGAATAATAACCAAGATCAAGCGATTAGAGCACCTAAACTGGTGAAATTGAATGATGGAAGGGGTACCTCTTTATCAGAAGACGCAAATATGCATATGCAAGTTTCTGCAGCATCCCAAATGGTTGATCTTTCCGGAAAACAAAATTTCCAAGCAGAAGAATCTTCAAAGTCTGAGAAGCAAGCCTCTAAG ATGCAACTTCCCCTCGATGTAGATTCTGCGTTACTTGAGCAAGTGCTGAATCTGACCCCAGAGCAGCTGAGTTCCCTCCCGCCAGATCAGCAGCAGCAAGTTATTCAACTCCAGAAGATGCTCCGGCAAGCtgcatga
- the LOC140978404 gene encoding cleavage stimulating factor 64-like isoform X1 encodes MAAAPQSQHRCVFVGNIPYDATEEQLIQICEEVGPVVSFRLVTDRETGKPKGYGFCEYKDEETALSARRNLQGYEINGRQLRVDFAENDKNADKNREQVNQGGTSIASNIDPEKQVGGPVALGDLNLYRPLGDSVAMAAATVMAGAIGAAQTANSSDQIGLQTQALSGIDPLTRHLAKMSRNQLTEIMAELKAMATQNKEEVRQVLLAIPNLPKALFQAQIMLGMVSPQMLQMPNISQPSAQSMQHLVQSGQTLPGLPPLPQNKPHFGLLPASRENQMSVSAPKKYAPLTHVPTQSQLMQNQIPHQAQLLVQSGVSSLPSVRPQLSGGLSVRPQIHVPISSSLNQQAQPSMSRQSISSAMLESKDSKGLALSSLEKAMIVNNNQDQAIRAPKLVKLNDGRGTSLSEDANMHMQVSAASQMVDLSGKQNFQAEESSKSEKQASKMQLPLDVDSALLEQVLNLTPEQLSSLPPDQQQQVIQLQKMLRQAA; translated from the exons ATGGCTGCCGCTCCTCAATCTCAGCATCGCTGCGTATTTG TGGGGAACATACCTTATGATGCGACTGAAGAGCAGCTCATTCAAATATGCGAGGAAGTCGGTCCTGTTGTTTCTTTCAG ATTAGTTACTGATAGAGAAACTGGGAAACCGAAGGGTTATGGATTTTGTGAATATAAGGATGAAGAGACAGCTTTAAGTGCTCGTCGGAACCTTCAGGGATATGAGATAAATGGTCGACAGCTAAGAGTTGACTTTGCTGAGAATGACAAGAATGCTGACAAGAACCGAGAGCAGGTAAATCA AGGTGGTACCAGTATTGCTTCAAATATTG ACCCAGAAAAACAAGTTGGAGGCCCAGTGGCACTTGGGGATCTGAATCTTTACAGGCCATTGGGTGATTCTGTTGCCATGGCTGCTGCAACTGTCATGGCTGGAGCCATTGGAGCCGCTCAGACTGCTAACTCATCTGATCAGATCGGGTTGCAAACTCAGGCCCTATCGGGCATTGATCCTTTGACTCGGCATTTGGCCAAAATGTCTAGGAACCAGTTAACAGAGATTATGGCTGAATTAAAG GCAATGGCTACACAAAATAAAGAAGAGGTCCGGCAGGTCTTACTTGCCATCCCGAACTTGCCAAAAGCTCTTTTTCAG GCCCAGATAATGCTTGGGATGGTTTCTCCGCAAATG TTGCAGATGCCAAATATTAGCCAACCCTCTGCCCAGTCAATGCAACATTTAGTGCAGAGTGGTCAAACTCTTCCTGGATTGCCTCCCCTTCCACAGAACAAACCACATTTTGGTTTGTTGCCAGCTTCACGTGAAAATCAAATGTCTGTTAGTGCACCAAAGAAGTATGCTCCGCTAACACATGTGCCTACACAATCACAACTAATGCAAAACCAAATTCCACATCAAGCTCAACTGCTTGTGCAATCTGGAGTTTCATCCCTTCCGTCTGTTCGTCCACAGTTATCGGGTGGCCTGTCAGTCAGACCACAAATTCATGTGCCAATTTCCTCTTCATTGAACCAACAAGCGCAACCTTCAATGTCGCGACAG TCTATATCCTCGGCTATGTTAGAGAGCAAGGATTCGAAAGGGCTTGCTTTGAGTTCATTGGAGAAAGCGATGATTGTGAATAATAACCAAGATCAAGCGATTAGAGCACCTAAACTGGTGAAATTGAATGATGGAAGGGGTACCTCTTTATCAGAAGACGCAAATATGCATATGCAAGTTTCTGCAGCATCCCAAATGGTTGATCTTTCCGGAAAACAAAATTTCCAAGCAGAAGAATCTTCAAAGTCTGAGAAGCAAGCCTCTAAG ATGCAACTTCCCCTCGATGTAGATTCTGCGTTACTTGAGCAAGTGCTGAATCTGACCCCAGAGCAGCTGAGTTCCCTCCCGCCAGATCAGCAGCAGCAAGTTATTCAACTCCAGAAGATGCTCCGGCAAGCtgcatga
- the LOC140978404 gene encoding cleavage stimulating factor 64-like isoform X2, which produces MAAAPQSQHRCVFVGNIPYDATEEQLIQICEEVGPVVSFRLVTDRETGKPKGYGFCEYKDEETALSARRNLQGYEINGRQLRVDFAENDKNADKNREQGRGGTSIASNIDPEKQVGGPVALGDLNLYRPLGDSVAMAAATVMAGAIGAAQTANSSDQIGLQTQALSGIDPLTRHLAKMSRNQLTEIMAELKAMATQNKEEVRQVLLAIPNLPKALFQAQIMLGMVSPQMLQMPNISQPSAQSMQHLVQSGQTLPGLPPLPQNKPHFGLLPASRENQMSVSAPKKYAPLTHVPTQSQLMQNQIPHQAQLLVQSGVSSLPSVRPQLSGGLSVRPQIHVPISSSLNQQAQPSMSRQSISSAMLESKDSKGLALSSLEKAMIVNNNQDQAIRAPKLVKLNDGRGTSLSEDANMHMQVSAASQMVDLSGKQNFQAEESSKSEKQASKMQLPLDVDSALLEQVLNLTPEQLSSLPPDQQQQVIQLQKMLRQAA; this is translated from the exons ATGGCTGCCGCTCCTCAATCTCAGCATCGCTGCGTATTTG TGGGGAACATACCTTATGATGCGACTGAAGAGCAGCTCATTCAAATATGCGAGGAAGTCGGTCCTGTTGTTTCTTTCAG ATTAGTTACTGATAGAGAAACTGGGAAACCGAAGGGTTATGGATTTTGTGAATATAAGGATGAAGAGACAGCTTTAAGTGCTCGTCGGAACCTTCAGGGATATGAGATAAATGGTCGACAGCTAAGAGTTGACTTTGCTGAGAATGACAAGAATGCTGACAAGAACCGAGAGCAG GGTAGAGGTGGTACCAGTATTGCTTCAAATATTG ACCCAGAAAAACAAGTTGGAGGCCCAGTGGCACTTGGGGATCTGAATCTTTACAGGCCATTGGGTGATTCTGTTGCCATGGCTGCTGCAACTGTCATGGCTGGAGCCATTGGAGCCGCTCAGACTGCTAACTCATCTGATCAGATCGGGTTGCAAACTCAGGCCCTATCGGGCATTGATCCTTTGACTCGGCATTTGGCCAAAATGTCTAGGAACCAGTTAACAGAGATTATGGCTGAATTAAAG GCAATGGCTACACAAAATAAAGAAGAGGTCCGGCAGGTCTTACTTGCCATCCCGAACTTGCCAAAAGCTCTTTTTCAG GCCCAGATAATGCTTGGGATGGTTTCTCCGCAAATG TTGCAGATGCCAAATATTAGCCAACCCTCTGCCCAGTCAATGCAACATTTAGTGCAGAGTGGTCAAACTCTTCCTGGATTGCCTCCCCTTCCACAGAACAAACCACATTTTGGTTTGTTGCCAGCTTCACGTGAAAATCAAATGTCTGTTAGTGCACCAAAGAAGTATGCTCCGCTAACACATGTGCCTACACAATCACAACTAATGCAAAACCAAATTCCACATCAAGCTCAACTGCTTGTGCAATCTGGAGTTTCATCCCTTCCGTCTGTTCGTCCACAGTTATCGGGTGGCCTGTCAGTCAGACCACAAATTCATGTGCCAATTTCCTCTTCATTGAACCAACAAGCGCAACCTTCAATGTCGCGACAG TCTATATCCTCGGCTATGTTAGAGAGCAAGGATTCGAAAGGGCTTGCTTTGAGTTCATTGGAGAAAGCGATGATTGTGAATAATAACCAAGATCAAGCGATTAGAGCACCTAAACTGGTGAAATTGAATGATGGAAGGGGTACCTCTTTATCAGAAGACGCAAATATGCATATGCAAGTTTCTGCAGCATCCCAAATGGTTGATCTTTCCGGAAAACAAAATTTCCAAGCAGAAGAATCTTCAAAGTCTGAGAAGCAAGCCTCTAAG ATGCAACTTCCCCTCGATGTAGATTCTGCGTTACTTGAGCAAGTGCTGAATCTGACCCCAGAGCAGCTGAGTTCCCTCCCGCCAGATCAGCAGCAGCAAGTTATTCAACTCCAGAAGATGCTCCGGCAAGCtgcatga